One segment of Chloracidobacterium sp. DNA contains the following:
- a CDS encoding tetratricopeptide repeat protein has product MMTPHTSAQGQGIGLQRPRASSLTATMLAGLAVVVYANTLANDFAYDDIPIIVNNPAVHEADWRAIWLHGYWSHITGGGGNYRPLTVTTFALDYWLWGLRPFGYHLTNVLLHAANVAWLFYLLRRYRVGAEIAGLTGLLFAVHPVHTEAVANVVGRAELLGMFFGCLMWWAWLKGASESGAVVWCWRAGAATAYLAAVLSKENMIVLPAALLIAECLAKRPYQSWRRSGWTFLLFTLALGLYFRLRSLAGEGLTQAVEVGQTPLADRSFWERAIIMAGVGVTWYRLALVGYPLQIHYGIREFNLTPVLHWRVAAGLAVTVGLIGLAIACRRRAPLVTFAVAFWFITLAITSNILLPIGALLAERWLYLPSAAASLGIATGVFWCARKGGVLRVVAPAGVFVLLVFYVVATVQRNRDWRNNVTLFESLVAVAPNNPSGYMMLGHELMEADPQRARVLQEAALRLDPEFLSPQGSLAELDLREGRAAAACERFAHLLAQEPKNLPIPTGEWADWHALYAKALALTGDLPAALEQSKIALRQSPESEIVLFETSQVFLQAGHIEAALDGFRRLTVHDRDHVRAYGNLATVLIDLGRYAEAEEVLLQGLRLAPNAPPLEERLAFVRRQRAVSSPTPSSTSLGALP; this is encoded by the coding sequence ATGATGACTCCACACACGTCGGCTCAAGGACAGGGGATCGGCTTGCAGCGACCGCGCGCTTCATCACTGACGGCGACGATGCTGGCCGGACTTGCCGTGGTGGTGTATGCGAATACGCTCGCCAACGACTTCGCTTATGACGACATCCCCATCATCGTCAACAACCCGGCCGTTCACGAAGCGGACTGGCGGGCGATTTGGCTGCATGGTTACTGGAGCCATATCACCGGCGGCGGCGGCAACTACCGTCCGCTGACGGTGACAACTTTCGCCTTGGACTATTGGCTGTGGGGACTGCGTCCGTTTGGATACCACCTGACAAATGTGTTGCTGCACGCCGCCAACGTCGCTTGGCTTTTTTATTTGCTGCGACGTTACCGCGTTGGAGCCGAGATCGCCGGGCTGACGGGGTTGCTCTTTGCCGTCCACCCGGTACACACGGAAGCCGTCGCCAATGTCGTCGGGCGAGCCGAGTTGCTGGGGATGTTCTTCGGCTGCCTCATGTGGTGGGCATGGCTGAAAGGCGCTTCGGAGAGCGGCGCGGTCGTTTGGTGTTGGCGAGCCGGCGCCGCCACAGCGTATCTTGCGGCGGTGCTGTCGAAGGAAAACATGATTGTTCTGCCGGCGGCGCTGTTGATTGCCGAATGCTTGGCCAAGCGTCCGTATCAAAGTTGGCGTCGGAGCGGGTGGACGTTCCTCCTTTTCACACTCGCGCTCGGACTGTATTTCCGGCTGCGCTCACTGGCGGGCGAAGGCCTCACACAGGCGGTTGAAGTCGGGCAGACGCCGTTGGCGGATAGAAGTTTTTGGGAACGCGCCATCATCATGGCGGGCGTCGGCGTGACTTGGTACCGGCTGGCGCTCGTCGGCTACCCGCTGCAAATCCATTACGGCATCCGCGAATTCAACCTGACGCCCGTGTTGCACTGGCGTGTTGCGGCGGGGCTGGCCGTCACGGTCGGACTCATTGGGTTGGCGATCGCCTGCCGAAGGCGTGCGCCGCTGGTCACCTTTGCCGTGGCTTTCTGGTTCATCACGCTGGCGATTACGAGCAACATACTGCTGCCGATTGGCGCGTTGCTGGCGGAACGCTGGCTGTACTTGCCCTCCGCGGCCGCTTCGCTTGGGATCGCCACAGGAGTGTTTTGGTGCGCCCGCAAAGGCGGCGTCCTCCGCGTGGTTGCTCCGGCAGGGGTATTCGTCCTGCTTGTGTTCTATGTGGTTGCAACCGTCCAACGGAACCGCGATTGGCGGAACAATGTTACGTTGTTTGAGAGTTTGGTCGCTGTCGCGCCAAACAATCCTTCAGGCTACATGATGCTGGGTCACGAACTGATGGAGGCCGACCCACAGCGGGCGCGGGTGCTGCAGGAAGCGGCGTTGCGGCTCGATCCTGAGTTTTTATCGCCGCAGGGGAGCCTGGCCGAACTTGATCTGCGCGAAGGTCGGGCGGCGGCGGCCTGCGAACGTTTCGCACATTTATTGGCGCAGGAGCCGAAAAATCTTCCGATCCCGACCGGCGAATGGGCCGATTGGCACGCCTTATACGCTAAAGCGCTCGCGCTGACCGGCGACCTGCCGGCGGCGTTGGAACAGTCCAAGATTGCGTTGCGCCAGTCGCCGGAGTCGGAAATCGTCTTGTTCGAGACCAGCCAGGTGTTTTTGCAAGCCGGCCACATTGAAGCCGCGCTGGATGGATTTCGACGGCTGACGGTTCACGACCGTGATCACGTTCGCGCCTACGGAAATTTGGCGACGGTGCTCATAGACTTAGGGCGCTACGCCGAGGCTGAGGAGGTACTGTTGCAAGGCTTGCGGCTGGCCCCGAACGCCCCGCCCTTGGAAGAGCGTCTCGCCTTTGTACGCCGGCAACGCGCCGTTTCCAGCCCAACGCCGTCGTCAACGTCTCTGGGTGCATTACCGTGA
- the miaB gene encoding tRNA (N6-isopentenyl adenosine(37)-C2)-methylthiotransferase MiaB, with translation MQACVITLGCQMNEYDTHAIQSQLAGIGYSFVDNIHDADLVLLNTCAVRGKPVEKARSILGVLRKEKKRRPVTVGLMGCLAQLPEGQAMGAKFGVDFMLGPGALTDLIPALQQKGFKSFAFKDDLRDYAPPPPKGALAAHVAITRGCNHKCTYCIVPTTRGPEVSRPAADILREVEALRDAGVVEVNLLGQNVNSYGLEPGLGPHRKLLPGFPSFAELLRMVGQVGIPRVRFLTSHPINFTDDIIAAIAETPAVCRYIHLPVQAGSNRTLRRMAREYTREYYLERIAAIRSQLPDATLSTDIICGFPGETEEDFEETLTLYDAVQFDMAFMFVYSEREGTPAARHFDDIPYATKVARLMRLIERQKYWSLRNYQRWVGRTVEVLVKGPAHEAGLMQGHTRGNHTVVVSRATAPKPGLYTVRIAHATPHMLYAEGVALPEGHPAAAAA, from the coding sequence ATGCAGGCATGCGTCATCACTCTTGGTTGTCAGATGAATGAATACGACACCCACGCTATCCAGTCGCAACTGGCCGGGATTGGGTATTCGTTCGTGGACAACATTCATGACGCCGATTTGGTTTTGCTCAATACCTGTGCGGTGCGGGGCAAGCCTGTCGAGAAAGCCCGCTCTATCTTGGGCGTACTCCGCAAGGAAAAAAAGCGTCGTCCCGTCACGGTCGGGTTGATGGGCTGTCTGGCGCAATTGCCTGAAGGCCAAGCTATGGGCGCAAAGTTTGGCGTGGACTTCATGCTTGGCCCCGGCGCATTGACCGATCTCATTCCGGCCCTGCAGCAGAAGGGATTCAAGAGCTTTGCGTTCAAGGACGACCTGCGCGATTACGCCCCTCCACCGCCGAAGGGGGCGCTCGCGGCGCACGTGGCGATTACGCGCGGTTGCAATCACAAGTGCACTTACTGCATCGTTCCGACGACGCGGGGGCCGGAAGTCTCGCGGCCGGCGGCTGACATCTTGCGCGAAGTTGAAGCGCTGCGGGACGCCGGCGTGGTGGAAGTCAATCTACTGGGGCAGAACGTCAACAGCTACGGACTTGAACCGGGGCTGGGGCCACACCGCAAGCTGCTGCCGGGCTTTCCTTCGTTCGCCGAACTGCTACGGATGGTTGGCCAAGTGGGCATTCCGCGTGTCCGCTTCCTGACGAGCCACCCTATCAACTTCACCGACGACATCATCGCAGCGATTGCGGAAACGCCGGCCGTGTGCCGATACATCCATCTACCGGTGCAGGCCGGTTCAAACCGCACTTTGCGCCGGATGGCGCGCGAGTACACACGCGAGTACTACCTTGAGCGCATCGCGGCGATTCGGTCGCAACTGCCGGACGCCACACTCTCAACGGACATCATCTGTGGTTTTCCGGGCGAAACGGAGGAAGACTTCGAGGAAACTCTGACGCTATACGACGCCGTGCAGTTTGACATGGCGTTTATGTTCGTTTACTCCGAACGCGAGGGGACGCCGGCGGCAAGGCACTTTGACGACATTCCCTATGCAACCAAGGTCGCCCGGCTCATGCGGCTCATCGAGCGGCAAAAGTACTGGAGCTTGCGGAACTACCAGCGGTGGGTTGGGCGGACGGTGGAGGTCCTTGTCAAAGGGCCGGCGCACGAAGCAGGCCTCATGCAGGGTCATACTCGCGGCAACCATACGGTAGTGGTATCGCGGGCAACCGCGCCAAAGCCGGGGCTGTACACCGTACGGATTGCCCACGCAACGCCGCATATGCTCTACGCAGAAGGCGTGGCGTTGCCGGAAGGTCACCCCGCCGCTGCGGCCGCCTGA
- a CDS encoding S41 family peptidase: protein MKFPTRTSSSLAFGVFSLVALLCLAGVPAPMSDACRGVVHAQEVEFGLGPETVNGDAWKGKAVTTAYIEALTLVEEHYAGPIDHERLCDAAATGMLRTLDPHSNFFTREEFNEFRSQQQANYSGIGALIAQHGSKVYIWSPIANTPAYRAGLRYGDEIIAIDGESTEGWDVSKVRSRLRGLRSTAVTVTVSRPGEPSPITVRIVRDSVGQPSVSNVFMLTPEVGYLAFRRGFAQASGEEVAAAVRQLKARGATAIILDQRDNPGGLVDAARAIAELFLQRGQKIVSIRGRTPRGTTYENTLTANNSNPEDIPLIVLINGGSASAAEILAGALQDHDRALLVGETTFGKGLVQTPYRLPDGYGLTLTSAKYYTPAGRLIQRRYDNVSLYDYQRRRSRTDAAGKDGLTKYLTDGKRTVYGGLGITPDVEVKGETYTLAQGQLTSLAFLFSRLLVNGQVEGLKEYRVPPDVDFNHTLQDTDYPVTDKLLAAFKGFAQERLQEFGLTPNALVGQDAFLRRQLRREVLTAAYGFDTAQEVIIREEAIVKRAIAEVPQARALAENVRRLTAPAARPTNSFKN from the coding sequence ATGAAGTTCCCTACGCGCACCTCGTCGTCCTTGGCTTTTGGCGTCTTCAGTTTGGTTGCCCTACTTTGTCTTGCCGGCGTCCCGGCGCCGATGAGTGACGCCTGCCGTGGCGTTGTCCATGCTCAGGAAGTAGAGTTCGGTCTGGGGCCGGAAACGGTAAACGGCGATGCCTGGAAGGGTAAGGCGGTCACAACGGCGTACATTGAGGCGTTGACGCTCGTGGAAGAACACTACGCTGGTCCCATTGACCACGAACGCCTCTGCGACGCCGCCGCGACCGGCATGCTGCGGACTCTTGACCCGCACTCCAACTTCTTCACCCGGGAGGAATTCAATGAGTTTCGCAGCCAGCAGCAGGCGAATTACTCCGGCATCGGTGCGCTGATTGCGCAGCACGGCAGCAAGGTCTACATCTGGTCGCCAATCGCCAACACGCCCGCCTACCGCGCCGGGCTGCGCTACGGTGACGAAATCATCGCCATTGATGGAGAGTCAACCGAAGGGTGGGATGTGTCAAAAGTGCGGTCGCGGTTGCGTGGCCTACGCAGTACAGCCGTCACCGTCACCGTCAGCCGGCCGGGCGAGCCGTCGCCCATCACAGTACGTATCGTCCGTGATTCCGTCGGACAGCCGTCGGTGTCGAACGTGTTTATGCTGACGCCGGAAGTTGGCTACCTAGCATTTCGGCGCGGTTTTGCGCAGGCAAGCGGGGAAGAAGTCGCGGCGGCGGTGCGCCAACTCAAAGCGCGCGGCGCCACGGCGATCATTCTCGACCAGCGTGACAACCCCGGCGGACTGGTGGACGCAGCGCGCGCGATTGCCGAGTTGTTCCTCCAGCGGGGACAGAAGATCGTCAGCATTCGCGGCCGGACGCCGCGCGGCACGACATACGAAAACACCCTGACGGCCAACAACTCCAACCCCGAAGACATTCCCCTGATTGTGTTGATCAACGGCGGGAGCGCCAGTGCGGCGGAAATTCTCGCCGGCGCGCTGCAGGACCACGACCGCGCTCTGCTAGTAGGCGAAACGACCTTTGGCAAGGGGTTGGTGCAGACGCCCTACCGCTTGCCGGACGGCTACGGACTGACGCTGACCTCGGCGAAGTACTACACGCCGGCGGGGCGGCTGATTCAGCGCCGCTACGACAATGTTTCGCTTTACGACTATCAGCGGCGACGCTCGCGCACGGACGCCGCCGGCAAGGATGGGCTGACGAAATACCTCACCGACGGCAAACGGACAGTGTACGGCGGGCTGGGCATTACGCCCGATGTCGAAGTCAAGGGCGAGACGTATACGCTGGCGCAGGGACAGCTTACGAGTTTGGCTTTTCTCTTCAGTCGTCTCCTGGTCAACGGGCAGGTGGAAGGGCTGAAGGAGTATCGCGTCCCCCCTGACGTAGATTTCAATCACACGCTTCAGGACACCGACTACCCAGTGACGGACAAGCTGCTGGCCGCGTTCAAAGGGTTTGCGCAGGAACGGCTTCAAGAGTTTGGTTTGACGCCAAACGCTTTGGTCGGACAGGACGCCTTTTTGCGCCGGCAATTGCGCCGCGAAGTGTTGACGGCGGCTTATGGCTTTGATACAGCACAGGAAGTCATCATTCGGGAAGAAGCCATTGTCAAGCGCGCCATCGCCGAAGTGCCGCAGGCACGCGCTTTGGCGGAAAACGTCCGCCGGTTGACCGCCCCGGCGGCGCGGCCGACAAACAGCTTCAAGAACTAG
- the ruvB gene encoding Holliday junction branch migration DNA helicase RuvB, translated as MRDADNTAARRLVTGDPDGDERNLEAALRPRLLRDYVGQTRATDNLGVFMQAARRRGEPLDHLLLCGPPGLGKTTLAMIVANEMGVEIKSTTGPVIEKAGDLAAILTSLQEGDILFIDEIHRLPPAIEEILYPAMEDFQLDIVIGQGPSARSIKLDLPRFTLIGATTRAGLITAPLRGRFGINLHLDFYTPEHLRQIVMRSARILNTPIDEEGAAEIARRARGTPRIANRLLRRVRDIAEVIYDGRITAAVAAEALDRLEVDKFGLDEVDRKLLLTIIEKFDGGPVGLGTIAAAVNEEKDAIEEIYEPYLLQIGFLNRTPRGRIATSAACAHLGVAPRRKADPAPTTLFGDP; from the coding sequence ATGCGGGATGCGGACAACACCGCCGCGCGGCGACTGGTCACAGGTGACCCAGACGGCGACGAACGCAACCTTGAGGCGGCATTGCGTCCGCGTCTGCTGCGTGACTATGTTGGTCAGACGCGCGCAACGGACAACCTCGGCGTGTTCATGCAGGCGGCGCGGCGGCGCGGCGAACCGCTGGATCATCTGCTGCTGTGCGGTCCGCCGGGATTGGGCAAAACGACCCTGGCGATGATTGTCGCCAACGAAATGGGTGTTGAAATCAAGTCCACTACCGGCCCAGTGATTGAGAAGGCGGGTGATTTGGCGGCGATTCTGACGAGCCTTCAGGAAGGCGACATACTATTCATTGACGAGATACATCGTTTGCCGCCGGCCATTGAAGAAATCCTCTACCCAGCGATGGAGGACTTTCAGCTGGACATCGTCATTGGGCAGGGGCCGTCGGCGCGTTCCATCAAACTTGACCTACCGCGTTTTACACTCATCGGCGCGACGACGCGGGCCGGGCTAATTACAGCGCCGCTGCGGGGACGCTTCGGGATCAACCTCCATCTCGATTTCTACACGCCGGAACACTTGCGGCAGATTGTGATGCGCTCGGCGCGGATTCTGAACACGCCGATTGATGAGGAAGGGGCGGCTGAAATCGCCCGGCGCGCGCGTGGGACGCCGCGCATCGCCAACCGGCTGCTACGTCGCGTCCGTGACATTGCCGAGGTCATCTACGACGGACGTATCACAGCCGCCGTCGCCGCCGAGGCGCTTGACCGGTTGGAGGTGGACAAATTCGGCCTTGACGAAGTGGATCGGAAGCTGCTGCTGACAATCATTGAGAAGTTTGACGGTGGCCCAGTCGGTCTGGGGACGATTGCGGCGGCCGTCAACGAAGAGAAGGACGCGATTGAGGAAATCTACGAGCCGTATTTGCTCCAGATTGGTTTTCTCAACCGGACGCCGCGCGGGCGGATAGCGACAAGTGCAGCCTGCGCGCATCTAGGCGTTGCGCCGCGCCGAAAGGCTGACCCTGCGCCGACCACCCTCTTCGGCGACCCATGA
- the hppD gene encoding 4-hydroxyphenylpyruvate dioxygenase: MSAPREAIQERAPLAVVDFDHVEFYVGNAKQAAHFYRTAFGFDIVGYRGPETGVRDQVSYALRHGTIHLIITGALTPDHPVTEHVRRHGDGVYAVAFRTPDAKGDFEQAVARGAKALRAPVTLSDAHGTVQVAEIAAYGDTIHRFVTREHYTGAFLPGFEPRVIKAAQTGFLHRIDHVVANVGWHEMETWVKFYEDIFGFFQFRHFDEKDISTEYTALRSKVMASPSLAIKLPINEPAEGKKRSQIEEYVDFYGSPGVQHIAIATSDIVRAVAQLRANGVEFQSVPPGYYDAVTARVGEIEEDLAALRDLNILVDRDDQGYLLQIFTKPLQDRPTVFFEIIQRKGSESFGKGNFKALFEAIEQDQAARGTL, from the coding sequence ATGTCTGCGCCTAGAGAAGCGATTCAGGAACGCGCGCCGCTCGCTGTGGTCGATTTCGACCACGTTGAGTTTTACGTTGGCAACGCCAAGCAGGCGGCGCACTTTTACCGCACGGCGTTCGGTTTTGACATTGTGGGCTATCGCGGCCCGGAAACTGGTGTGCGTGACCAGGTCTCCTATGCGCTCCGGCATGGAACGATTCACCTCATCATCACCGGCGCGCTCACCCCCGACCACCCTGTTACCGAGCATGTCCGTCGGCATGGTGACGGCGTATACGCCGTCGCGTTTCGCACGCCCGACGCCAAAGGCGACTTTGAACAGGCTGTTGCGCGCGGTGCGAAAGCGTTGCGTGCGCCTGTCACATTGAGCGACGCTCACGGTACGGTTCAAGTCGCCGAAATCGCCGCCTACGGCGACACCATTCACCGATTTGTCACCCGCGAGCATTATACCGGCGCATTCCTTCCCGGCTTTGAGCCGCGCGTCATCAAAGCCGCCCAGACGGGCTTTCTGCATCGGATTGATCACGTCGTCGCCAACGTTGGTTGGCACGAAATGGAGACGTGGGTGAAGTTCTACGAAGACATTTTCGGCTTCTTCCAGTTCCGGCACTTCGACGAAAAGGACATTTCAACGGAATACACGGCGTTGCGTTCGAAGGTGATGGCGAGTCCGAGTCTAGCTATCAAACTGCCGATTAATGAACCGGCTGAAGGCAAAAAGCGGTCGCAGATTGAGGAGTATGTGGATTTTTATGGCTCGCCGGGTGTTCAGCACATCGCCATCGCCACATCGGACATTGTGCGGGCCGTGGCTCAACTGCGCGCTAACGGCGTCGAGTTTCAGAGCGTACCACCCGGCTACTACGACGCCGTAACGGCGCGGGTCGGGGAAATCGAGGAGGACCTCGCTGCGCTCCGCGACCTCAACATTCTGGTTGACCGTGACGACCAAGGCTATCTGCTGCAAATTTTCACCAAGCCGCTTCAGGATCGGCCGACAGTGTTCTTTGAAATCATTCAGCGCAAAGGCAGCGAGAGCTTTGGCAAGGGCAACTTTAAGGCGCTGTTTGAGGCAATTGAACAGGATCAGGCGGCGCGCGGCACCCTATAG
- a CDS encoding serine acetyltransferase: MHPRLTQAAQAMMQSYAASSALRHDRGALPSRDAIIKTLLNFRELLFPGYYGAVTRAATPERVQELLEDIATELPKQITLALCHDRQLPQAACAECAECRAEAEAIVWDLLDRLPVFREWLAEDVDAAYMGDPAAHDHDEVILSYPCIQAILVHRIAHDLFTRGVPLIPRIMAEYIHGQTGIDIHPGARIGRRFFIDHGTGVVIGETTVIGDNVKLYQGVTLGALSFPKDADGLLVRHVKRHPTIEDDVVIYAGATILGGETVIGRGSVIGGNVWLTRSVEPYSKVVIEEPQIRIVTRAGAARAT; the protein is encoded by the coding sequence ATGCATCCACGCCTGACCCAAGCCGCCCAAGCGATGATGCAGTCCTATGCCGCGTCATCGGCGCTTCGTCACGATCGCGGAGCGCTGCCGTCGCGTGACGCCATCATTAAAACCCTGCTGAACTTTCGTGAGTTGCTCTTTCCGGGTTATTACGGCGCCGTGACGCGGGCGGCGACTCCAGAGCGGGTGCAGGAGTTACTTGAAGACATTGCCACAGAGTTGCCAAAGCAAATTACGTTGGCGTTATGTCACGACCGGCAACTGCCGCAGGCGGCCTGCGCCGAGTGCGCCGAGTGTCGGGCGGAAGCCGAGGCGATTGTTTGGGACCTGCTTGACCGACTGCCAGTATTCCGCGAGTGGCTGGCCGAAGATGTGGACGCCGCCTATATGGGTGATCCGGCGGCCCATGACCACGACGAAGTGATTTTGAGCTATCCGTGCATTCAGGCGATTCTGGTACATCGTATCGCGCACGATTTATTCACGCGGGGCGTGCCGCTCATTCCCCGCATTATGGCGGAGTACATCCATGGACAGACCGGCATTGACATTCATCCCGGCGCACGCATCGGCCGCCGATTCTTCATTGACCATGGCACGGGTGTCGTGATTGGCGAAACAACAGTTATCGGCGACAATGTGAAGCTCTACCAAGGCGTTACACTCGGTGCGCTGTCGTTTCCCAAAGACGCCGACGGGTTGCTCGTGCGGCACGTGAAACGTCATCCGACGATTGAGGACGATGTGGTGATCTACGCCGGCGCGACGATTCTAGGCGGCGAGACGGTGATTGGGCGGGGCAGCGTCATCGGCGGCAACGTGTGGCTGACCCGTTCCGTCGAGCCGTACAGCAAGGTGGTGATTGAGGAGCCACAGATTCGCATCGTCACGCGCGCCGGCGCCGCCCGCGCCACGTAA
- a CDS encoding thymidylate kinase encodes MQAGRPTGFPGKLFIVEGIDGSGKSTQLDLLHKWLVSEGYCVFFSAWNSSPLVKKTTKLGKETHALSPTTFSLIHATDFADRTERDIIPPLKAGAIVLADRYVYTAFARDAVRGNDRNWVRKVYDFAVPPTIGFYFRVPLETALDRILTGRPELKYYEAGLDMGWSEDPYESFRIFQGKILEEYERLVEEYNLTVIDATLPIPEQQQIVRSLVKPHLKDVLRDPQFRARRRRYLSAVVGGGVGAME; translated from the coding sequence ATGCAGGCTGGACGCCCCACAGGTTTCCCCGGAAAACTGTTCATCGTTGAAGGTATTGATGGTTCCGGCAAAAGCACCCAACTTGACCTGTTGCACAAATGGCTGGTGTCAGAAGGGTACTGCGTCTTTTTCAGTGCGTGGAACTCGTCGCCGCTAGTCAAGAAAACAACCAAGCTCGGCAAAGAGACCCATGCGCTATCGCCGACAACCTTCAGTTTGATTCATGCCACTGATTTCGCCGACCGGACAGAGCGCGACATCATCCCGCCGCTCAAGGCCGGTGCGATTGTCCTAGCCGATCGCTACGTGTACACGGCGTTTGCCCGCGACGCCGTGCGCGGCAATGACCGCAACTGGGTGCGCAAGGTCTATGACTTCGCCGTGCCGCCGACGATTGGTTTCTACTTTCGTGTCCCACTAGAGACGGCGCTAGACCGGATTCTCACTGGACGGCCGGAGCTGAAGTACTATGAGGCCGGCTTAGACATGGGTTGGTCAGAAGACCCGTATGAATCATTTCGGATTTTTCAGGGTAAGATTTTGGAGGAGTACGAGCGCTTGGTGGAGGAGTACAACCTGACGGTCATTGACGCGACGCTACCCATCCCTGAGCAGCAGCAGATTGTACGCAGCCTTGTCAAGCCGCATTTGAAGGATGTGCTGCGCGATCCGCAGTTCCGTGCGCGCCGCCGTCGCTATCTGTCCGCTGTTGTCGGCGGCGGCGTTGGAGCAATGGAGTAA
- a CDS encoding thymidylate kinase, whose protein sequence is MTKVQFFGAGLPGFRETNLPGRLIVLEGTDGVGRSTQIALLKNWLEASGFAVLDTGLTRSMLAGRGLKKAKEGHTLGAKTMDLFYATDLADRLENQMIPALRAGFIVLTDRYVYSLMARAIVRGASADWIQSVYGFALKPDAVFYLKIDLPHLIPRVLTSTGFDYWESGMDFLPGDDMYDCFVQYQTRLLATFDQLAQQYGFDIVDATQTVNKVFRVLQRKIRKVLPKATLTADALRAVTFPSRPPAGTVTETTQADVLAGQRETLTPVLAAASDGVGARATKTKRRAAKTAAAEKA, encoded by the coding sequence ATGACCAAGGTTCAGTTTTTTGGGGCCGGACTACCCGGTTTTCGAGAAACCAATTTGCCCGGCCGCCTCATCGTCTTGGAAGGCACAGACGGCGTTGGGCGTTCCACGCAAATCGCTCTACTCAAGAACTGGCTGGAAGCGTCAGGGTTTGCAGTGTTGGATACGGGACTGACGCGCTCAATGCTGGCCGGGCGCGGCCTCAAGAAAGCCAAGGAAGGGCATACCCTCGGCGCAAAGACGATGGATTTGTTCTACGCGACGGATTTAGCCGACCGGCTGGAAAACCAAATGATTCCGGCGCTGCGGGCGGGCTTTATCGTGCTAACCGACCGGTATGTGTATTCGCTAATGGCGCGGGCGATTGTACGCGGCGCTTCCGCCGACTGGATCCAGAGCGTCTATGGCTTTGCGCTCAAGCCGGACGCCGTGTTTTACCTCAAGATTGACCTGCCGCATCTGATTCCGCGCGTCCTAACCAGCACCGGCTTTGACTACTGGGAGTCGGGAATGGACTTTCTGCCAGGCGACGATATGTATGACTGCTTTGTGCAGTATCAAACCCGGTTGTTGGCGACGTTTGACCAACTGGCGCAGCAGTACGGGTTCGACATCGTGGACGCGACGCAGACGGTCAACAAGGTATTCCGCGTTCTGCAGCGCAAGATTCGGAAGGTGCTGCCAAAGGCGACCCTGACGGCGGACGCGCTACGTGCTGTGACCTTTCCCAGCCGGCCGCCGGCCGGAACTGTTACTGAAACTACACAGGCCGATGTTCTCGCAGGTCAGCGGGAAACGCTGACGCCTGTCTTGGCTGCGGCGTCCGATGGTGTTGGCGCCAGAGCGACGAAAACTAAACGTCGAGCCGCCAAAACCGCCGCCGCTGAAAAGGCGTGA
- a CDS encoding LEA type 2 family protein, protein MQVGSRRRFLTWVGMRGGAAVLLSVSGVGVRAGGQDEGKLPKGFREPTLTLKGLRVERVDYPDADFRATVTIHNPNRELKLTDLTYRLTLNGVECGRGRRPEKLVLPKKGALDVVFPITGDLSTVPQLGLNTLLASGLGEGVRLRYVIDVEFDVGVLLLFKRRIQAKLKGEMSLREIVVRMTPIGLGVLRRDASAK, encoded by the coding sequence ATGCAGGTTGGATCTCGGCGGCGATTTTTGACTTGGGTGGGGATGCGCGGGGGCGCGGCGGTCCTGTTGTCAGTCAGCGGAGTCGGCGTTCGAGCGGGCGGACAGGATGAGGGTAAGCTTCCTAAGGGATTCCGTGAGCCGACGCTGACGCTCAAGGGCCTGCGCGTCGAGCGCGTGGACTACCCCGACGCCGACTTTCGCGCCACTGTTACTATCCACAATCCAAACCGTGAACTGAAGCTCACCGACCTGACGTATCGCCTAACACTTAACGGTGTCGAGTGCGGACGCGGGCGCCGACCGGAAAAACTGGTTTTACCGAAGAAAGGCGCGTTGGATGTGGTATTCCCTATCACGGGCGACCTTTCCACCGTACCCCAACTGGGGTTGAACACGCTGCTGGCGTCGGGTTTGGGGGAAGGCGTGCGGCTGCGGTATGTGATTGACGTGGAGTTTGACGTGGGCGTGCTCTTGCTTTTCAAGCGCCGGATTCAGGCCAAACTCAAGGGCGAGATGTCGCTGCGTGAGATTGTGGTTCGGATGACGCCCATTGGACTTGGGGTGCTCCGCCGTGACGCATCAGCCAAATGA
- the dtd gene encoding D-aminoacyl-tRNA deacylase: protein MRLVVQRVAQASVAVAGEVVGRCGRGLCVLVGVTHGDTEADADWLAEKTANLRIFEDDAGKMNRSLLEIGGGALVVSQFTLYGDARKGRRPSFTDAAPPAVAAPLVMRYADALRLLGVPVETGVFGAVMRVEIHNDGPVTLILERP from the coding sequence ATGCGACTGGTTGTTCAGCGTGTGGCACAGGCTTCGGTGGCGGTCGCCGGAGAAGTGGTCGGACGTTGTGGGCGCGGCCTATGCGTACTGGTCGGCGTGACGCACGGCGACACTGAAGCCGACGCCGACTGGTTGGCGGAGAAAACAGCCAACCTGCGAATTTTCGAGGATGACGCCGGAAAGATGAACCGCTCGCTGCTAGAGATTGGCGGCGGAGCGTTGGTGGTGTCGCAGTTTACGCTCTACGGCGATGCCCGTAAAGGGCGGCGGCCATCGTTTACGGACGCCGCGCCGCCGGCTGTTGCTGCGCCGCTGGTGATGCGCTACGCCGATGCGCTGCGGTTGTTGGGCGTCCCGGTTGAGACCGGGGTGTTTGGAGCAGTGATGCGGGTTGAAATCCACAATGACGGCCCAGTGACGCTTATCTTGGAGCGTCCGTAG